Within Persephonella sp., the genomic segment TCAGGAGAAGCATTCCTTCAACTCTTGAGTATCTGATAGCCCCCACTTTATGAAGAACAATTCCAAAAAGAGCTCCTGTTATCAATCCCATTATCAGGTGGCTTAAATGCTCCATTTTATACCTCCTTCAATTAAAAAGGGGCTTTAAAGCCCCTTGAGATTTATTTCTCCACTGGAAGGTTAGGATCGTTACCCCATTCGTCCCACGAACCAACGTAAACCTTAACATTTTTGAAACCAAGAAGCTTCATAGCAGCAAACACAAAAGATCCTCTACCGAGACCAACATGACAGTATGTAATAACTGTTTTTTCGGGAGTAAGACCTTTTTTCTTCAGTTTTTTAACTACCTTTTTCAACCTTTTCATTTTCTTAAACAGAGGTTTGTTAGGCTTTCCTGATGGGTTTCCTGCAAACTTTTTCCATTCAGCAAATACGGCACCAGGGATATGTCCGCCTCTTTTAACTGTTATGTGTTTTCCCGGTGCTTCAAGGGCATCAAGTAGGGTTTTCCCTGTGTACTCCTGAAACCTTCTTGCATCAAGAATGAAGTAGTGATCTTTATCTTTTATAGCCTTCAGAACCTCTTCTTTTGTTGCGATAATGTCTTTTCTGATTTTAGGTGTGAATTTCTTAGGTGATGGTTTTTTCCCTTCTCCTGACTCAACAGGATATCCTTTTGCCTCCCATGTTGCCAGTCCTCCGTCCATCATCTGAACATTATCCACGCCGTATAGATAAAGGAAAAACCACACGCCAGATGCGTTTGGACCTCTTCCATCATCATAAGCGATTACATGAGTGTTGTTGTCAATACCAAGTTCTCCACCTATAAACTTAGCCGCTCTATCTGGACACATCGGAAGTCCACACTTTCTTATGTCTTCAAGGAGATGTAGATCGTGGGCAAAAGCGTTCACAGCACCGGGGATATGTTTTTCTTTAAATCTCTTAGGATTGTCACCATCAACAAATCTGACATTTGGTTTTCCAAGAAGATCGTGTGCTCCGTCAACAGAGATTATGAATTTTTTTGCGAACTCTTCACCTGTTGGAACATCTGCAAAGGAACCTGTGGTGAGTGCTACTGCTCCTGCTAAGGCTAAAACTGTTGCCTTTAACTTCTTCATTTAATCAACCTCCTGTTTGGGATATTTCTATTCAGATATTCATATAACATTTATTGATCTTGGTCAATAATATAATCGTAAAATCAAGGGTTAACAAC encodes:
- a CDS encoding rhodanese-like domain-containing protein; the encoded protein is MKKLKATVLALAGAVALTTGSFADVPTGEEFAKKFIISVDGAHDLLGKPNVRFVDGDNPKRFKEKHIPGAVNAFAHDLHLLEDIRKCGLPMCPDRAAKFIGGELGIDNNTHVIAYDDGRGPNASGVWFFLYLYGVDNVQMMDGGLATWEAKGYPVESGEGKKPSPKKFTPKIRKDIIATKEEVLKAIKDKDHYFILDARRFQEYTGKTLLDALEAPGKHITVKRGGHIPGAVFAEWKKFAGNPSGKPNKPLFKKMKRLKKVVKKLKKKGLTPEKTVITYCHVGLGRGSFVFAAMKLLGFKNVKVYVGSWDEWGNDPNLPVEK